A window of the Sphingomonas piscis genome harbors these coding sequences:
- a CDS encoding leishmanolysin-related zinc metalloendopeptidase, which produces MGYSPPKVDEASYSPGNSAFGHSRGLDLRVDLPESTDKVHGVDLTHIIHTHDVGHAKGGGGGGGGGGTGSTFAPYTSGSADGSGYNITISFNGTWTQELHDVFVQAANYLTSFIAGDLPNVSVRSKGKTTTVDDITISAELGAIDGVGNVLGQAGPTSVRTGSNLPATAQMQFDIADVTDMGVSVFSEVVLHEMSHSLGFGSIWDRLGLVSNGNYTGAAANDAFHRLGGTGSIQVEQDGGAGTAGSHWDEELYNNELMTGYINDGNNYFSEMSVAAFKDLGYTLRTDYLAFAEQGYQLV; this is translated from the coding sequence ATGGGTTACTCTCCACCCAAGGTTGACGAAGCTTCTTACAGCCCCGGCAATTCCGCATTCGGTCATTCGCGTGGGCTCGACCTTCGTGTCGACCTTCCGGAATCCACCGACAAGGTGCATGGCGTCGACCTGACGCATATCATCCACACCCATGATGTCGGCCACGCGAAAGGCGGCGGTGGTGGCGGCGGCGGCGGCGGGACCGGCTCGACCTTTGCTCCTTACACCAGCGGCTCGGCAGACGGATCTGGCTACAACATTACCATCTCGTTCAACGGGACGTGGACCCAGGAATTGCACGATGTGTTCGTCCAGGCGGCGAACTATCTGACTTCCTTCATCGCGGGCGACCTGCCGAACGTGTCGGTCCGCAGCAAGGGGAAGACCACCACGGTGGACGACATCACCATCTCCGCCGAACTCGGCGCCATCGACGGTGTCGGCAATGTGCTGGGACAAGCAGGTCCGACCTCCGTCCGCACCGGCAGCAACCTGCCGGCAACCGCGCAGATGCAGTTCGACATCGCCGACGTGACGGACATGGGCGTGTCGGTCTTCTCCGAAGTGGTGCTTCACGAGATGTCGCACAGCCTCGGCTTCGGATCGATCTGGGACCGGCTCGGGCTCGTCAGCAACGGCAACTATACCGGCGCTGCAGCCAACGATGCCTTTCACCGGCTCGGCGGCACCGGGTCCATCCAGGTGGAGCAGGATGGCGGCGCCGGCACGGCCGGGTCTCACTGGGATGAGGAATTGTACAACAACGAGCTGATGACCGGCTACATCAACGACGGGAACAATTATTTCTCGGAGATGAGCGTCGCCGCGTTCAAGGATCTCGGCTACACGTTGCGGACCGATTACCTGGCGTTTGCCGAGCAAGGATACCAGCTCGTTTAG